The genomic stretch TAAAATAGCGTTGCATTGCGACACAGCCTCTGGATCGGGGAATCCACCCTTCGGCAGGCTCAGGGTGACAATTGTCATAGTGAGCTTGTCGAACCATGGATTGTCCGGTCAAGCATGCCCTCCGACTTGATCGGGGGGCCGGACAATGACAACTGCGGGATCCATGCTACAGGTTTGCCCGCTTAATGATCTTTTCGAGTTCTTTTCTGTTAATGATTCTCATAATGGTTATGGTATGGCTTTGCAACCTGTATAGAACCCTGTAATCTCCGGAACGAAGCCGGTAGAGAGGCGGTTTGAATCCTTTCAGTTTCTTAATTCCGGATCCTCCGGGCAAGGGGTTTATGGAAAGAGATTTTATCTCCGAGATGACCTGATCACGGAAAGCTTTTGGAATATCATTTAGGTCATCAATGGCTGCGCGGGCTAATTGGACAATGAATTCATCCATTAATCTTGCGGCTTTGTAAAAAGTCCATCTGCAGGTTACGCTTTCCGCTCCGAACAGAGTTCAGAGCGCCGCGTGCCCCGCTTTGCATTATCCATGCCGCCTACGGCGGCTTTAACATTAATGTATCTTGGGGTGCGCTGCGTCCTTCGTCATTGCAGCGTAGCTGTAAGTACGCCTCATTCCTCAGGACTTGCGCGCGGAGCTATAGGAGCTTTTTACTTTGCCGCCTCATTTGAGGACTTTTTATGATAGGTAGTCATCCAGTGAAATAACTCTGCCGGCCTTTATATCCGCTTCCGCTTTTGCTATCTTCTTTCGTATGGCCGGGCTGTTCTCAATGATAAAGTCTTCAAGATCGTCTTCAGTAAGCCGGGTAAGAGATGCCGCCGGTTTTCCTCTATAGGTGATGATCACAGGTTTTCCCTTCACCACCTCGCGCAACAGTTCATTCGTTTTGTTCTTTAATTCAACCGTATTGGCCACTCTCATAAAAGACGCCTCCTAATAGCGCTATTATAATAGCCATGTTGCAGCATGTCAAGAAGATAAAAAAGTTGAGTTATTTTTTTTACCTATGCCGTCTTGATTTCATTGCCTTTTCGATCTCCCGAACCTCTTCCCGCTTCTTGATATCCTCTCTCTTGTCGTACTCGCGCTTCCCCTTGGCCAGAGCGAGTTCCACCTTGGCCAGACCCCTGGAGAAATAGACGGTCACGGGAATCAGGGAGAACCCTTTCTCCCGGATCTTGCCGATCATCCGGCGGATCTCCCTTTTATGCATGAGAAGTTTGCGGGTCCGGATGGGATCGTGGTTTGAGATGTTCCCGTGTGTGTAGGGGCTGATATGCATCTGATAGAGGTAGAGCTCTTCCCCCTTTAAACCCGCATAACTGTCTTTGAGATTGGCCTGCCCGTTGCGCAGGGATTTGACTTCGGTCCCGGTCAGGATCATGCCCGCCTCGTATTTTTCCACCAGGAAGTAATCCCTGTGGGCCTTGCGGTTGGTGCAGACGATCTTTTTTCCTTCCATGACATCTCCCGGTCTCTTTTTGTATTGATCTACAGTAACATAAACACAAAACTCCGGGCAATATGTTTGATAAAAAGGGACGGAGGGGCTTTTTTTGAATATGTATTAGGGTCCGTCCCTTTCGGTCTGCGATAAAAATATGGGTAGACCTCAGGATTGATATGTTGTCATTGTCCGGCTTGACCGGACAATCCAGTCTTTTATTGTCTGGATTCCCCGATCAAGTCGGGGAATGACGCTCTTAATAAAAAATATTTATCCATAAATTTACCGCACACCCGGA from Nitrospirae bacterium CG2_30_53_67 encodes the following:
- a CDS encoding SsrA-binding protein, which translates into the protein MEGKKIVCTNRKAHRDYFLVEKYEAGMILTGTEVKSLRNGQANLKDSYAGLKGEELYLYQMHISPYTHGNISNHDPIRTRKLLMHKREIRRMIGKIREKGFSLIPVTVYFSRGLAKVELALAKGKREYDKREDIKKREEVREIEKAMKSRRHR